From Plectropomus leopardus isolate mb chromosome 17, YSFRI_Pleo_2.0, whole genome shotgun sequence, a single genomic window includes:
- the LOC121957174 gene encoding neuronal acetylcholine receptor subunit alpha-9-I-like: MDSGDLSDFVENVEWECHGMPAVRNVMMYGCCSDPYTEITYTLLLKRRSSFYIFNLLLPCFLISFLAPLGFYLPADSGEKVSLGVTVLLALTVFQLLVAESMPPAESMPYIGKYYIATMTMITASTSLTIFIMNIHFCGAEAKPVPHWAKVLIIDYMSKIFFVYEVGENCTTPESERTPLYPEEPMNDTGGYHDDHFNQYHHDSDPYKYSNGHSMHHHSRHHKSQVNGNANNSHHHYNNHNNHVSRLERGEGKRETTKHYHHIRRDELDYQAPLHPQNLQHLNGGLKEQLLYPTEKLQVPACPCCCPCLQHKQVVKNIQYIANCFREQRATCVKAAEWKKVAKVMDRFFMWIFFIMVFLMSILIIAKAS; this comes from the exons ATGGACAGTGGTGATCTGTCTGACTTTGTGGAGAACGTGGAATGGGAGTGTCACGGCATGCCGGCAGTTAGAAACGTCATGATGTATGGCTGCTGCTCCGACCCTTACACTGAAATCACCTACACCCTGCTCCTGAAGCGCCGCTCCTCTTTCTACATCTTCAACCTGCTCCTGCCCTGCTTCCTCATCTCGTTCCTTGCGCCGCTGGGCTTCTACCTGCCGGCAGACTCTGGGGAGAAGGTTTCCCTTGGGGTCACAGTGCTGCTGGCGCTCACTGTGTTCCAGCTGCTGGTGGCTGAGAGCATGCCTCCTGCAGAGAGCATGCCCTACATAG GAAAGTACTACATAGCCACAATGACTATGATCACAGCCTCCACGTCTCTCACCATCTTCATCATGAACATTCACTTCTGTGGTGCGGAGGCTAAACCAGTCCCTCACTGGGCCAAGGTGCTCATCATAGACTACATGTCCAAAATCTTCTTTGTCTACGAGGTGGGAGAGAACTGCACCACGCCGGAGAGCGAGAGGACCCCGCTGTACCCCGAGGAACCCATGAATGATACCGGCGGCTACCACGACGACCATTTCAACCAGTACCATCATGACAGCGACCCGTACAAGTACAGCAATGGCCACAGCATGCATCACCACAGCAGGCATCACAAAAGCCAGGTTAACGGCAACGCCAACAACAGCCACCACCATTACAACAACCATAACAACCACGTTTCCAGActggagaggggagaggggaagCGGGAGACCACAAAGCACTACCACCACATCAGGAGGGACGAACTGGACTACCAGGCCCCTCTTCATCCGCAAAATCTCCAGCACCTGAACGGAGGGCTGAAGGAGCAGCTCCTCTATCCCACGGAGAAACTTCAAGTCCCAGCGTGCCCCTGCTGCTGCCCCTGCCTCCAACATAAACAG GTGGTAAAGAACATCCAGTACATCGCCAACTGTTTCCGTGAGCAGAGAGCTACTTGCGTCAAGGCGGCCGAGTGGAAGAAAGTCGCCAAGGTGATGGATAGGTTTTTCATGTGGATCTTCTTCATTATGGTGTTCCTCATGAGCATCCTCATCATCGCCAAGGCATCCTGA
- the LOC121956836 gene encoding glutamine synthetase-like, whose protein sequence is MMSVLSESLRLHKTVKTHYLSLAKGGECQVTYVWIDEAGENLKCKTRTLTQEPTGITDIPEWTVVWVVCGTQMEVTLVPVRMFRDPFTLDPDKLALCEVLDSNRVPKGSNQRSQCVKVMDQVKEFEPWFGMEQEYTLFGLDGKPFGWPPQGCTKRVHCAVGIDNVYGRDICICHYRACLYAGVKISGTNAEALASQWEFQVGPCEGIEMGDHLWMARYILHRVCEDFGVVASLDAKPIEGNTGTSGCHTNFSTKEMRSEGGLQYIEEAIRRLSKRHSQHLRVYDPHDGADNMRRLTSQLTNSSFHEFSTAIDSRSVSVRIPAHVSQRGCEREAASSLLDSRTT, encoded by the exons ATGATGTCGGTCCTGTCAGAAAGCCTTCGTCTGCACAAGACAGTCAAGACACACTACCTGTCTCTTGCAAAAGGTGGGGAGTGCCAGGTGACATACGTTTGGATTGATGAAGCTGGAGaaaatctgaaatgtaaaaCCAGGACTCTGACTCAAGAACCAACAGGAATCACAG ATATCCCAGAATGGACTGTTGTCTGGGTTGTTTGTGGGACTCAAATGGAAGTCACTTTGGTACCCGTCAGAATGTTTCGAGACCCATTCACCCTTGACCCTGATAAACTGGCTCTGTGTGAGGTGCTTGACAGCAACCGCGTGCCCAAAG GAAGTAATCAGCGCTCACAGTGTGTTAAAGTCATGGACCAAGTTAAAGAATTTGAGCCGTGGTTTGGGATGGAGCAGGAGTATACACTGTTTGGTTTGGACGGAAAGCCCTTTGGTTGGCCTCCACAGGGATGCACAAAAAGAG TGCATTGTGCTGTGGGCATTGACAATGTGTATGGAAGAGATATTTGCATCTGTCACTACAGAGCCTGCCTGTATGCTGGTGTGAAGATCAGTGGCACCAATGCAGAAGCATTAGCCTCCCAG TGGGAGTTCCAGGTTGGCCCATGTGAGGGGATTGAAATGGGAGATCATCTGTGGATGGCGCGTTACATTCTGCACCGTGTCTGTGAAGACTTTGGAGTTGTTGCCTCCTTGGATGCCAAACCCATCGAGGGCAATACTGGCACATCAGGCTGTCACACCAATTTCAGCACCAAGGAGATGAGGAGTGAAGGAGGACTTCA GTACATTGAAGAGGCAATCAGAAGGCTGAGCAAGCGTCACTCTCAGCACCTCCGTGTCTACGATCCACACGATGGCGCTGACAACATGAGACGCCTCACTAGTCAATTAACTAACTCCAGTTTTCATGAATTCTCCACAGCCATAGACTCTCGTTCTGTTAGTGTTCGCATCCCTGCCCATGTCAGTCAGAGAGGATGCG agagagaggcggCTTCCTCCCTGTTGGACAGTAGGACCACCTGA